From a region of the Aeoliella mucimassa genome:
- a CDS encoding sigma-70 family RNA polymerase sigma factor: MDEGLNREPEADYEEFVQHLTKEQTYLLNYITALLCGDVLAAENVLQETNLVLWRKATEFTSGTSFRAWSRKVAHWQIMAYLRDIRRDRHVFSEELIAQISNRDAEFATDPETRGALRDCIKKLHQTQSELVKLRYEESLPIGTIAERAGRSEDAIRSALLRIRRSLLSCIESKLSPE; encoded by the coding sequence ATGGATGAAGGCCTCAACCGAGAACCAGAAGCGGACTATGAGGAGTTTGTCCAGCACCTGACGAAAGAACAAACGTACTTGCTGAATTACATCACCGCGCTTTTGTGTGGCGATGTGCTCGCAGCGGAGAACGTACTGCAGGAAACCAACCTGGTGCTCTGGCGCAAAGCGACGGAGTTTACCTCTGGCACCAGTTTTCGCGCGTGGTCGCGTAAAGTAGCCCACTGGCAAATCATGGCTTACTTGCGCGATATCCGCCGAGATCGCCATGTATTCAGCGAAGAACTCATCGCCCAAATTAGCAATCGTGATGCCGAGTTCGCCACCGACCCCGAAACTCGCGGTGCTTTGCGCGACTGTATTAAGAAGCTTCACCAAACACAGAGTGAACTGGTGAAACTGCGTTATGAGGAGAGCTTACCGATTGGCACCATCGCGGAGCGTGCCGGTCGATCAGAAGATGCGATTCGATCCGCGTTGTTACGGATTCGCCGCAGTTTGCTCAGCTGCATCGAATCCAAGCTTTCACCTGAGTAG
- a CDS encoding TetR/AcrR family transcriptional regulator, with translation MPTISERQKDATKQGIYEAAVEVLTHDGLDRATMSRVAQQAGISKGSLYNYFKDKDHLLEFVFEKTIDPLHEQIMGIVDSNAPVLEKLHGVFVTLLNYLGERRKLFSFLLSQQALQKYITPSCSQGPATFALLIQQGIDDGVFRPCDTNFHATMVYGMLRAISDDYLDAEEPLEVDHIAQQLSQFCAIGFAVSPEKVT, from the coding sequence ATGCCGACGATCTCTGAGCGTCAAAAAGACGCGACAAAACAAGGAATTTACGAAGCCGCGGTCGAAGTGCTCACGCACGACGGACTCGATCGGGCGACGATGAGCCGAGTCGCCCAGCAGGCGGGGATTTCGAAAGGTAGTCTTTACAACTACTTCAAAGACAAAGACCACCTGCTGGAGTTTGTTTTCGAGAAGACGATCGACCCGCTCCACGAGCAAATCATGGGCATCGTCGACTCCAATGCCCCTGTTTTAGAAAAGCTGCACGGGGTGTTTGTAACCCTGCTGAACTACCTGGGCGAACGCCGCAAGCTGTTTAGCTTTCTGCTCTCGCAACAAGCATTGCAGAAATACATTACGCCGAGTTGTTCGCAAGGACCTGCCACGTTCGCCCTGTTGATTCAGCAAGGCATCGACGATGGGGTTTTCCGTCCTTGTGATACGAATTTCCACGCCACGATGGTGTACGGAATGCTGCGAGCCATTAGCGACGACTACTTGGACGCAGAGGAACCACTGGAAGTGGATCACATTGCTCAGCAACTATCGCAGTTCTGTGCTATCGGATTTGCCGTCTCCCCTGAGAAAGTCACCTAA
- a CDS encoding PEP-CTERM sorting domain-containing protein yields MACTSTLRLIAALAVLLAARQAAALNILSPEDPIIAIDLDVSTGSDVRDGQLADLLLDDDPATKTLNRGGPNAGFIVTPTTSSVLQSFVMSTANDAVGRDPASYLIYGTNDAIISTEASNGRLEDWTLISSGELSLPEGRLEVASAVGFANSTVYSSYKMVWPTMKDPNQNLTQLGDIGFYSSLDGTGSDILTVGDPIISIRDVEYTSESRTGSGGGMQEATEAIDQNIGTKYLNFGKENSGFIVTPSKGSYAVSSFQITTANDIPARDPSSWELYGTNDEITSEDNSGGLEENWTLIDSGSLELPAERTTAGPIVSVNNTAGEFSSYRMVFPTLRDSAATNSMQIAEVAFFVDDPVTLLIDRSTGEATIRADQTLTFSGYTLSSNNSQILNPEGWESVAVNGGDPGDAWLENQDSNEAMLGESDTAGGDDNGITLQAGATYSLGNIWSISPSNYEDLVFNLLDADGKVIGDGVEFIGDDIMAGDYTGDGVINYLDWQVFREGYGGDYYDQSAARAYLGGDLDGDLDSDAYDFQKLVELAGGLSALLSNPASVPEPSSLAIIAIGGVVAVFGARRRWQRGVVASLVFGLSFVVVAGQASAQSFSVVGGSPNFYPSITIPEGQANDQESQGPEKLFDDTYLDEGTNINTELFLLDYNDLEVELDQYAGDGVGPMTLFMDYGSSVSANWFAYAQRSGADPTADRVGQFDFWFSNTDFGGVLPDSAPDATFKLEPTDERVTTSTLYPFTLSGTHSGRYVAVQLTASEISTSRPTNNIGGHEFRLLSGPADIVLEIDRQTGEMTLSNDLAGAVGIEMRNITISSAEGGLSPEAFNGIGGDSTFPLGNGTGNGWEVGGGSGDTRLVEAYWSGGSTFSAGTSDIALGAGYNELLASEDVHFQWMNSDGEVYDGRVVYKGIAHDLHFGDYNDDGTVDLGDYTVWRDNLGSSISLPNDPTPGVVDISDYNRWKSYFGTVSGTLAASQAVPEPSSVVLLGSLAGLLAVVARRQK; encoded by the coding sequence ATGGCATGTACTTCCACGCTGCGTCTGATCGCAGCACTTGCCGTGCTGCTGGCGGCAAGGCAGGCGGCGGCACTCAATATCCTCTCGCCAGAGGATCCGATCATCGCGATCGATCTCGACGTAAGCACTGGTAGCGATGTGCGTGACGGACAGTTGGCAGATTTGTTGTTAGATGACGACCCTGCTACGAAGACGTTGAATCGCGGAGGCCCCAACGCAGGTTTCATCGTTACTCCTACCACTTCGTCGGTACTGCAAAGCTTCGTCATGTCGACGGCCAACGATGCGGTGGGACGCGACCCAGCGTCGTACCTGATATATGGTACCAATGATGCGATCATCAGTACCGAGGCCAGTAATGGTCGGTTGGAAGACTGGACCCTCATTTCGTCGGGCGAGCTATCGCTTCCCGAGGGACGACTCGAAGTCGCTTCGGCGGTTGGCTTTGCCAACAGTACTGTGTATTCGTCGTATAAAATGGTCTGGCCAACCATGAAGGACCCGAATCAGAACTTGACGCAGCTTGGTGACATTGGGTTTTACAGTTCGTTGGATGGAACCGGCTCCGATATTCTTACCGTGGGGGATCCGATCATCTCCATTCGCGATGTCGAGTACACTTCCGAAAGCCGCACCGGTTCGGGCGGTGGAATGCAAGAAGCAACGGAAGCAATCGATCAGAACATCGGTACGAAGTACTTGAACTTTGGGAAGGAGAATTCCGGTTTTATTGTGACTCCTTCCAAGGGATCGTACGCGGTTTCGAGCTTCCAGATCACGACCGCGAACGACATCCCCGCTCGCGATCCCTCGTCTTGGGAACTCTACGGAACAAACGACGAAATCACTTCGGAAGATAATAGTGGTGGCCTCGAAGAAAACTGGACTCTGATCGACTCCGGATCGCTTGAACTGCCGGCTGAACGCACCACGGCCGGCCCGATTGTTTCGGTGAACAACACCGCTGGTGAGTTCAGCTCGTATCGTATGGTGTTCCCCACCTTGCGTGATTCGGCAGCAACGAATTCCATGCAAATTGCGGAAGTCGCTTTCTTTGTCGATGATCCTGTAACACTGCTGATTGACCGTAGCACTGGCGAAGCGACTATTCGTGCCGATCAGACGCTGACTTTCTCTGGCTACACTCTCTCGTCCAATAACTCGCAGATTCTTAATCCTGAGGGATGGGAGTCGGTTGCCGTTAATGGTGGCGATCCAGGCGATGCATGGCTTGAAAACCAGGATTCGAACGAAGCGATGCTGGGCGAGTCGGATACCGCCGGTGGCGATGATAATGGCATCACTTTGCAGGCCGGAGCTACTTACAGCCTTGGCAATATTTGGTCGATCAGCCCTTCGAATTATGAAGACCTTGTCTTCAATCTGCTCGATGCCGATGGCAAAGTGATTGGCGACGGAGTGGAATTCATCGGCGACGACATCATGGCTGGCGACTATACCGGCGATGGCGTCATCAATTACCTCGATTGGCAAGTCTTCCGCGAAGGCTATGGTGGTGACTACTACGACCAGAGTGCTGCTCGGGCCTACCTGGGGGGCGACCTCGATGGCGACCTCGACAGCGACGCTTACGACTTCCAAAAACTAGTCGAACTGGCTGGTGGCCTGTCGGCACTCCTCAGCAATCCAGCTTCCGTGCCCGAGCCCTCGTCGTTGGCCATTATCGCCATCGGCGGTGTCGTCGCGGTGTTTGGCGCTCGTCGTCGCTGGCAGCGAGGTGTGGTCGCAAGCTTGGTATTCGGCCTCAGCTTTGTTGTTGTCGCTGGTCAGGCTTCGGCTCAGAGCTTCTCGGTTGTGGGAGGTTCTCCTAATTTTTATCCTTCGATTACCATTCCCGAGGGACAGGCAAACGATCAGGAGTCGCAAGGCCCTGAGAAGCTTTTCGACGATACCTACCTCGACGAAGGCACCAATATCAACACCGAACTCTTCTTGCTGGACTACAACGACCTGGAAGTCGAGCTAGACCAGTACGCTGGCGACGGTGTCGGTCCCATGACCTTGTTCATGGACTATGGTTCGAGCGTGTCGGCCAACTGGTTCGCTTACGCTCAACGGTCGGGCGCCGATCCAACGGCCGACCGTGTCGGTCAGTTTGACTTCTGGTTCAGCAATACCGATTTTGGGGGAGTGCTTCCCGATTCGGCTCCGGATGCCACCTTTAAGCTTGAGCCGACCGACGAGCGTGTGACCACTAGTACGCTTTATCCCTTCACCCTGTCGGGTACGCACTCGGGACGATACGTAGCCGTGCAACTTACCGCTTCGGAAATCTCGACAAGCCGTCCAACCAACAACATTGGTGGCCACGAGTTCCGTTTGCTTTCGGGGCCTGCGGACATCGTGCTGGAAATCGACCGGCAGACTGGCGAAATGACCCTGAGCAACGACCTGGCTGGTGCGGTTGGCATCGAGATGCGAAACATCACCATCAGCAGTGCTGAGGGTGGCCTCAGCCCAGAAGCATTCAATGGTATTGGTGGTGATTCCACCTTCCCACTCGGCAACGGCACCGGTAATGGCTGGGAAGTTGGCGGTGGCTCAGGCGACACCCGGTTGGTGGAAGCCTATTGGTCGGGTGGATCGACATTCTCAGCTGGTACCTCGGACATCGCTCTTGGAGCTGGTTACAACGAACTGCTCGCATCGGAGGACGTTCACTTTCAGTGGATGAACTCGGATGGAGAAGTGTACGATGGCCGCGTGGTTTACAAGGGTATCGCTCATGATCTGCATTTCGGGGATTACAACGACGATGGAACGGTCGACCTCGGTGACTACACCGTATGGCGCGACAATCTAGGTTCCAGCATCTCGTTGCCGAACGATCCAACGCCAGGCGTTGTCGACATATCTGACTACAATCGTTGGAAAAGCTATTTCGGCACCGTGAGTGGTACGTTGGCAGCTTCGCAGGCAGTGCCTGAGCCGTCGTCGGTCGTATTGCTCGGCAGCTTGGCAGGGCTGTTGGCAGTTGTTGCACGTCGGCAGAAATAA
- a CDS encoding DUF1559 domain-containing protein: MRIVRRKPSGFNGFTLVELLVVIAIIGILVALLLPAVQAAREAARRTQCTNNLKNLSLAMANLESSTGKLPSSGWKGNWTGDPDRGLDHTQPGGWIFALLPFIEQQSLYEMGSGTTGATRGSLLAQRDSTPIGLLNCPSRRDGGPYAQNNGNPYPTDGRTAYSGNGAGGVIQYKQPQGARSDYASNVGDETGFDGKCQAISPSNYSSLPAGFPPRVSEFSGVTFCGNAVKFRQITDGLSKTIALGERWVPQQSYLGDVYFKADDWAMYTGFQDDTVRSTFYDGRTPTHTPRSDADESYSITELEAREAFGSAHPGGCLFANCDSSVSLVAYDVDAETFRQMGHRNDGGEIKVYKRR; the protein is encoded by the coding sequence ATGCGAATCGTCCGCCGCAAACCTTCAGGCTTTAATGGATTTACGCTGGTAGAACTGTTGGTGGTCATTGCCATTATCGGGATTCTCGTCGCGTTGCTTTTGCCTGCCGTGCAGGCCGCGCGGGAGGCCGCTCGCCGAACCCAATGCACGAATAATCTCAAAAATCTGTCATTGGCGATGGCAAATTTGGAATCGTCCACTGGCAAGCTTCCCTCGTCGGGTTGGAAAGGCAACTGGACAGGCGACCCCGATCGAGGGCTTGACCACACCCAGCCAGGTGGTTGGATCTTTGCCTTGCTGCCTTTCATCGAGCAGCAATCGCTCTACGAAATGGGAAGCGGCACTACCGGTGCTACTCGAGGCTCTTTACTCGCCCAGCGCGACAGCACGCCGATTGGGTTGTTGAATTGTCCCTCGCGCCGCGATGGTGGTCCGTATGCTCAGAATAATGGGAATCCCTATCCCACTGACGGACGCACCGCTTACTCGGGAAACGGTGCGGGTGGCGTCATCCAGTATAAGCAGCCACAAGGTGCCCGCAGCGATTATGCTTCGAACGTCGGCGACGAAACTGGTTTTGACGGCAAATGCCAGGCGATCTCGCCAAGCAATTATTCATCGTTGCCAGCAGGCTTTCCACCTCGCGTCTCCGAATTCTCCGGCGTGACCTTCTGCGGCAACGCAGTGAAGTTCCGCCAGATCACCGACGGACTGAGCAAGACGATTGCTCTCGGCGAGCGTTGGGTTCCCCAGCAATCGTACTTGGGCGATGTCTATTTCAAGGCCGACGATTGGGCGATGTACACCGGATTTCAAGATGACACCGTGCGTTCAACGTTTTACGACGGACGCACGCCGACGCATACGCCTCGCAGTGATGCCGACGAGTCGTATTCCATTACCGAATTGGAAGCACGCGAAGCATTTGGCAGTGCTCACCCAGGGGGGTGCCTGTTTGCGAACTGCGATAGTTCGGTTTCGCTAGTTGCCTACGATGTCGACGCGGAAACGTTCCGCCAAATGGGCCATCGCAACGATGGTGGAGAGATCAAGGTCTATAAGCGGCGGTAA
- a CDS encoding leucine-rich repeat domain-containing protein: MATKIEGQPETKRRRWPAISLRTAFLLLTILCIWLGVVVSAARRQERIVRRVEELGGRVEYDYEWDSDVRGQLDWQGTGGVGPAPEPAGPRWLRNLVGKHYFCNVVYVYLRDAPEVDDELVADIGHLSELHRLGLNNCPKVTDAGIEQLPVSLPLIALDVEGTAISDAGVAHASRFKKLEQLYIRRTNATAKCSRFIQDIEHLDRIGIEEDVMPDVEVEELRKSIPSLRVVR; encoded by the coding sequence ATGGCTACAAAGATCGAAGGTCAGCCTGAAACGAAGAGAAGACGGTGGCCTGCCATCTCACTAAGAACCGCATTTCTGCTGCTAACTATACTATGTATCTGGCTAGGCGTGGTGGTGTCGGCGGCTCGTCGACAAGAGCGTATCGTTCGGAGAGTGGAGGAACTTGGTGGTCGAGTCGAGTATGACTATGAATGGGATTCTGATGTGAGGGGACAGCTCGACTGGCAAGGCACTGGAGGCGTAGGTCCTGCCCCTGAACCCGCAGGTCCTCGTTGGCTGCGAAATCTGGTTGGCAAGCACTACTTCTGTAATGTGGTCTACGTCTACCTTCGTGACGCGCCCGAGGTTGATGATGAACTTGTGGCGGATATTGGGCATCTTAGTGAATTGCACCGCCTCGGACTAAACAACTGTCCCAAAGTCACCGATGCTGGGATTGAACAGTTGCCGGTGTCTTTGCCACTAATAGCTCTCGACGTGGAGGGGACGGCAATCTCGGATGCGGGGGTGGCACATGCGAGCCGTTTCAAGAAACTGGAGCAACTCTATATTCGCCGAACGAATGCAACTGCCAAATGTTCACGGTTCATACAGGACATAGAGCATTTGGACCGTATAGGCATCGAAGAGGATGTTATGCCTGATGTAGAGGTCGAAGAACTGCGAAAGTCGATTCCGTCACTGCGTGTTGTTCGCTAG
- a CDS encoding efflux RND transporter periplasmic adaptor subunit, protein MADRNQSTTRSTSLKRLAHWRPWQYLAGSTLLIVVVGVGLWLINSKGTASPPATVSADTEKPAAAQVVEIVTVTSQRVESQTTYPGTIRANKTANLAFRVGGPLVAVDIAPGSEVKKGDVLMRIDPRDYENAVAAASATLESAKAKLAAMQKGARQEDVRSLEARLAAANARRQFAQAEYERNERLLKSNAVAMAEYDASKAELSAAEADLRAATEELQKGKVGSREEDVDAMQADIRALETQLKVARDQLADSSLRAPFDGMVTVQAVENYEQVAPGQTVLGMHNINLLEVDVSLPEREILHRQLDEAFDAIVRLVSLPNRTFVADFKEINTDADPTTRTYRVTFVMPKPEGINVFPGMVADITLVSATDASDSTALPLVPVPAVQSNAAGDHYVWVVQQGAAHKHPVKLGPLTDDNQYVVREGLTAGEQVVTSGAAFLHEGMKVVDRASVTSTQSTSPATN, encoded by the coding sequence ATGGCTGATCGTAATCAAAGTACAACCCGTTCGACCTCGTTAAAGCGTCTTGCGCACTGGCGACCTTGGCAGTACCTGGCTGGTAGCACCCTGCTGATTGTAGTGGTCGGCGTCGGTCTATGGCTGATCAATTCCAAAGGCACCGCCAGTCCTCCGGCAACCGTGAGCGCCGATACAGAGAAGCCGGCAGCTGCGCAGGTGGTGGAGATCGTTACGGTCACCAGCCAGCGGGTCGAAAGTCAAACGACATACCCTGGAACAATTCGCGCGAACAAGACCGCGAATCTGGCCTTTCGCGTGGGTGGTCCGCTGGTCGCGGTCGACATTGCTCCAGGTAGCGAAGTGAAGAAGGGAGACGTGCTGATGCGCATCGACCCTCGCGACTACGAGAACGCAGTAGCTGCTGCTAGCGCAACGCTCGAGTCGGCCAAGGCCAAGCTGGCGGCTATGCAAAAAGGGGCCCGGCAGGAAGATGTCCGCTCGCTCGAAGCCCGCCTGGCTGCTGCAAATGCCCGGCGGCAGTTTGCCCAGGCCGAGTACGAACGCAACGAACGCTTGCTCAAGTCCAACGCAGTAGCGATGGCTGAGTACGACGCTTCGAAGGCAGAGCTATCGGCTGCCGAGGCGGATCTCCGCGCAGCAACCGAAGAACTTCAGAAAGGCAAAGTTGGCTCCCGCGAAGAAGATGTCGACGCCATGCAGGCCGACATCCGAGCGCTCGAAACACAACTGAAGGTCGCCCGCGATCAATTGGCCGACTCCTCGTTGCGAGCCCCCTTCGACGGCATGGTCACCGTGCAGGCGGTGGAGAACTACGAGCAAGTGGCCCCCGGGCAAACCGTGCTCGGCATGCACAACATCAACTTGCTTGAGGTCGATGTATCGCTGCCGGAACGCGAGATCTTGCACCGCCAGCTCGACGAAGCATTCGACGCAATCGTGCGTTTAGTCTCGCTGCCGAATCGCACGTTTGTTGCCGATTTCAAAGAGATCAATACCGACGCAGATCCCACCACACGAACCTATCGCGTGACGTTCGTCATGCCGAAGCCCGAAGGCATCAACGTATTCCCTGGCATGGTGGCCGACATCACCCTCGTTTCGGCGACCGACGCAAGCGATTCGACCGCGCTTCCTTTGGTACCGGTGCCAGCAGTGCAAAGCAACGCAGCCGGCGACCACTACGTTTGGGTGGTCCAGCAGGGGGCTGCTCACAAGCACCCAGTGAAACTCGGTCCGCTGACCGACGACAACCAGTACGTCGTGCGCGAAGGACTGACCGCCGGCGAACAAGTAGTGACCAGCGGCGCGGCTTTCCTGCACGAAGGCATGAAGGTGGTTGACCGGGCCAGCGTAACGAGCACCCAAAGCACCTCGCCAGCGACGAACTAA
- a CDS encoding aminotransferase class V-fold PLP-dependent enzyme: protein MSDFLLDPNVVFLNHGSFGACPRPVFEEYQHWQRKLETQPVKFLARDLPELLADARSQVANYLGAQPTEIVFVPNPTFAANTIARCLDLGEGDEVLITDHEYGACRFAFQFAGSKKGFRVVEQAIPLPVESDQAVADTFWQGVTDRTKLIFISHITSATALTLPIPEICQRAREAGILTMIDGAHAPGQIDVDLGQLGADFYTATCHKWMCAPKGSGVFYVREDRQQLIEPLVVGWGWGPEKTFHRDNEFIEHHEWLGTHDPSAYLTVPTAIAWQQQHITPEVRQRSRDLVHTAVQQASLIEGIERVHPDSFFYQMGLIDVTTLQVDADALKIWLYDTHRIEAPTIRWNGRTFIRVSAHAYTTEQDIQHLLHALGELPNQHQLRQA, encoded by the coding sequence ATGTCTGATTTTCTGCTGGATCCCAACGTTGTCTTCCTCAACCATGGTTCGTTTGGCGCCTGCCCGCGACCGGTATTCGAGGAGTACCAACACTGGCAACGCAAGCTCGAAACGCAGCCGGTGAAGTTCCTCGCCCGCGATCTTCCCGAGTTGCTCGCCGACGCCCGCTCGCAGGTGGCCAACTACCTGGGTGCTCAACCTACGGAGATCGTGTTTGTCCCCAACCCCACCTTCGCCGCGAACACGATTGCCCGCTGCCTCGACCTGGGTGAAGGAGACGAAGTTCTAATCACCGACCACGAGTACGGTGCCTGCCGGTTTGCGTTCCAGTTCGCTGGAAGCAAGAAGGGCTTCCGCGTGGTCGAGCAAGCGATTCCGTTGCCGGTCGAATCGGACCAAGCCGTGGCCGACACTTTTTGGCAAGGCGTAACCGACCGCACCAAACTGATCTTCATCAGTCACATCACCTCCGCGACGGCCCTCACGTTGCCGATCCCCGAGATCTGCCAGCGTGCCCGCGAGGCCGGCATCCTCACCATGATCGACGGTGCCCACGCCCCCGGGCAGATCGATGTCGACCTCGGCCAACTCGGGGCCGACTTCTACACCGCCACTTGCCATAAGTGGATGTGCGCGCCCAAGGGCTCTGGTGTGTTCTACGTTCGCGAGGATCGTCAGCAACTGATCGAGCCGCTCGTCGTTGGCTGGGGATGGGGGCCCGAGAAGACCTTCCACCGCGACAACGAGTTTATCGAGCATCACGAATGGCTCGGCACGCACGACCCGTCGGCCTACCTCACCGTGCCGACGGCCATCGCCTGGCAACAACAGCACATCACGCCCGAAGTCCGCCAGCGTTCGCGCGACTTGGTACATACCGCGGTACAGCAAGCGTCGCTTATCGAAGGCATCGAGCGGGTGCACCCCGACTCGTTCTTCTATCAGATGGGACTCATCGACGTGACCACCCTGCAGGTCGATGCCGACGCCCTCAAAATCTGGCTTTACGACACGCATCGCATCGAAGCCCCCACCATCCGCTGGAACGGGCGAACCTTCATCCGCGTCTCCGCCCACGCGTACACCACCGAGCAAGACATCCAACACCTGCTCCACGCCCTCGGCGAATTGCCCAACCAGCACCAGCTACGGCAAGCGTGA
- a CDS encoding efflux transporter outer membrane subunit — protein MEVKQFLPFGRRIPLAVVSVVMLCTASGCLTGPKQWIQQRFKVGPEYCRPATPVASDWIDADDPSVVSACADYSNWWRVFDDPTLNALEEEAASQNLQLRQAAMRVVEARALLNTARGTLFPQSQQATGSFAHIKNSETNANQFPAVEYDQWGAGFNASWELDMWGRFRRLVEAAEANYESSIYSYDDVLVILQGELASAYIQMRTLEERLDIVQENVVLQQQTLELAQKRFENGRVSELDVAQAATSLNATKAAIPPLEESIRKTQNAICVLLGSAPEDLAGYLEQTGIPTPPEQVVVGIPAELLRRRPDVRQAEQQVALQSALVGFTEANLYPHFALTGSIGVEAAKISDLFRSESLVGSVGPGFQWDILNYGRLINGYRAQQARLQEAVLGYQQAVLNADRSVEDAIISYLKEKERVELLRESVVNAERSVDIATLQYREGKADFQRVIDTQRVLVTRQEELAASRGRVNVNLVSVYKELGGGWQTRCQNSGAGATLAVDPTSTTIPALSPTMSTEPASDSSEPTPATDEVDAAVTTEIALPVDLLLTLE, from the coding sequence ATGGAAGTGAAGCAGTTCTTGCCCTTCGGTCGGCGAATCCCCCTGGCGGTGGTTTCGGTGGTGATGTTGTGCACCGCGAGCGGTTGCCTGACGGGGCCCAAGCAGTGGATCCAGCAGCGATTCAAAGTGGGGCCCGAATACTGTCGACCTGCGACTCCGGTTGCGTCGGACTGGATCGACGCCGACGACCCCAGTGTAGTGTCGGCCTGCGCCGACTACAGCAACTGGTGGCGCGTATTCGACGACCCGACGCTCAACGCCCTGGAAGAGGAAGCCGCCTCGCAAAACCTGCAGCTTCGCCAAGCCGCCATGCGAGTGGTCGAAGCCCGCGCACTGCTCAACACCGCCCGTGGCACGTTGTTCCCACAGTCGCAGCAAGCAACAGGTAGCTTCGCACATATCAAGAACAGCGAGACCAACGCCAATCAGTTTCCCGCGGTTGAGTACGACCAATGGGGAGCCGGATTCAACGCGTCTTGGGAACTCGACATGTGGGGCCGCTTCCGCCGACTGGTCGAAGCAGCCGAAGCCAACTACGAGTCGTCGATCTACAGCTACGACGACGTGCTCGTCATCCTGCAGGGCGAGCTTGCCTCGGCCTACATCCAGATGCGCACGCTGGAAGAGCGACTCGATATCGTTCAGGAGAATGTCGTACTGCAGCAACAAACTTTGGAACTCGCTCAAAAACGCTTTGAAAACGGACGGGTTAGTGAGTTGGATGTCGCCCAAGCGGCGACTAGTTTGAACGCTACCAAGGCGGCCATTCCGCCGTTGGAAGAGTCGATTCGTAAAACGCAAAACGCGATCTGTGTCCTCCTGGGCTCCGCACCAGAAGATCTGGCGGGCTATCTGGAGCAAACCGGCATCCCAACCCCGCCCGAGCAGGTGGTCGTCGGCATCCCGGCCGAGCTGCTCCGCCGTCGCCCCGACGTGCGTCAGGCGGAACAACAAGTCGCTCTGCAAAGTGCGCTGGTTGGATTCACCGAGGCGAATCTCTATCCGCACTTTGCTCTTACCGGTTCGATCGGCGTCGAGGCTGCAAAGATTTCCGACTTGTTCCGTTCCGAGTCACTCGTTGGTTCCGTGGGACCAGGATTTCAGTGGGACATCCTCAACTACGGCCGGCTCATCAACGGCTACCGCGCCCAGCAGGCACGCTTGCAGGAGGCCGTGCTCGGCTACCAACAAGCGGTGCTCAACGCCGACCGGTCGGTCGAGGATGCCATTATTTCGTACCTCAAAGAAAAAGAGCGGGTGGAGTTGCTGCGGGAGTCGGTAGTCAACGCGGAACGCTCAGTGGACATCGCCACGTTGCAGTACCGCGAGGGGAAGGCCGATTTTCAACGGGTGATCGATACTCAGCGGGTATTGGTCACACGACAGGAGGAGCTTGCCGCCAGTCGTGGTCGGGTGAACGTGAATCTCGTCTCGGTCTACAAGGAGCTCGGCGGTGGGTGGCAAACCCGATGCCAGAACTCCGGGGCCGGCGCGACCCTGGCGGTCGATCCGACCTCGACCACCATTCCGGCGCTCTCGCCGACCATGTCGACCGAACCGGCGAGCGACTCCTCCGAGCCGACGCCGGCCACCGACGAGGTCGACGCGGCTGTCACGACCGAAATTGCCTTGCCAGTCGACCTGCTGCTAACGTTGGAATAG